Sequence from the Candidatus Accumulibacter similis genome:
GCATGCGCTGGTACGTGGTACACGCCTACTCGGGCTTTGAGAAGAGCGTGCAGCGCGCGTTGCTCGAGCGTGTCCAGCGGCAGGGGATGACGGAGCAGTTCGGTCGCATCCTGGTGCCGGTGGAAGAGGTCGTCGAACTGAAGATGGGCCAGAAGAGTATTTCCGAACGCAAGTTCTTCCCCGGCTACGTGCTGGTGGAAATGGAGATGAACGACGAGTCGTGGCACCTGGTGAAGAGCACGCCCAAGGTTACGGGTTTTGTCGGCGGCACCGCCAACAAGCCGAGCCCGATTTCCGAGAAGGAAGTCGCGAAGATCATGCAGCAGATGCAGGAGGGCGTCGAGAAACCGCGGCCGAAGGTGCTCTTCGAACCCGGCGAAGTGGTGCGCGTCAAGGAAGGTCCCTTTACCGATTTTCATGGCGCGGTCGAGCACGTCAATTACGAGAAGAATCGGCTGCGCGTTTCGGTAACGATTTTTGGCCGGCCGACGCCGGTCGAACTGGAGTTCGGGCAGGTCGAGAAGGCCTGACCGCGGGCTCGGTCGCGGTGTGTTGGGCGTGCTCGACACACCGTAGCAGTGCGGCTCTCGGGCCGCGTTTGTCGTTTGGGGAGCGCTGGCACGAGCGCGTTCGAACCCGCTCACAGGAGTCGTAAGGTGGCAAAGAAAATCACTGGTTACATCAAGTTGCAGGTGCCGGCGGGGAAGGCAAATCCGTCGCCACCGATCGGTCCGGCGCTCGGTCAGCGGGGACTCAACATCATGGAGTTCTGCAAGTCGTTCAATGCGCAGACGCAGGGGCTGGAACCGGGATTGCCGATTCCGGTGGTGATCACCGCCTTCGCCGACAAGAGTTTCACCTTCATCATGAAGACGCCGCCGGCAACGGTTCTGATCAAGAAGGCGATCGGTGCGCAGAAGGGCAGCGCCAAGCCGCACACAGCCAAGATCGGCACGCTGACGCGTGCCCAGTGTGAGGCGATTGCGACGCAGAAGATGCCTGACCTGACGGCGGCCGACATGGAAGCGGCGGTGCGCACCATCGCCGGCAGTGCCCGCACGATGGGTGTTACGGTAGAGGGGGTGTGAGATGGCAGGCTTGAGCAAGCGTCAGAAGGCGCTGCAGGGAAAGGTCGAACGTACCCGGAGCTATCCGGTCGCGGAAGCGCTGAAGCTGGCCAAGGAGTGTGCGACCGCCAGGTTCGACGAGTCGATCGACGCTGCGGTCTGCCTCGGTGTCGACCCGCGGAAGTCGGATCAGATCGTTCGCGGATCGGTGGTTCTGCCAGCCGGTACCGGCAAGACGGTCCGCGTCGCCGTCTTCGCCCAGGGTGAGAAGGCGGCTGCCGCCAAGGCGGCGGGTGCCGATATCGTCGGCTTCGAGGATCTGGCGGCCGAGATCAAGTCCGGCGTGATCAACTTCGATCGGGTCATCGCCACT
This genomic interval carries:
- the nusG gene encoding transcription termination/antitermination protein NusG, producing the protein MSMRWYVVHAYSGFEKSVQRALLERVQRQGMTEQFGRILVPVEEVVELKMGQKSISERKFFPGYVLVEMEMNDESWHLVKSTPKVTGFVGGTANKPSPISEKEVAKIMQQMQEGVEKPRPKVLFEPGEVVRVKEGPFTDFHGAVEHVNYEKNRLRVSVTIFGRPTPVELEFGQVEKA
- the rplA gene encoding 50S ribosomal protein L1, translating into MAGLSKRQKALQGKVERTRSYPVAEALKLAKECATARFDESIDAAVCLGVDPRKSDQIVRGSVVLPAGTGKTVRVAVFAQGEKAAAAKAAGADIVGFEDLAAEIKSGVINFDRVIATPDAMRVVGQLGQILGPRGLMPNPKVGTVTMDVATAVQNAKAGQVQYRTDKAGIIHSTIGRASFDTEKLASNLKALVDALIKAKPATSKGQYVRRVAVASTMGPGVRVDASTL
- the rplK gene encoding 50S ribosomal protein L11, producing MAKKITGYIKLQVPAGKANPSPPIGPALGQRGLNIMEFCKSFNAQTQGLEPGLPIPVVITAFADKSFTFIMKTPPATVLIKKAIGAQKGSAKPHTAKIGTLTRAQCEAIATQKMPDLTAADMEAAVRTIAGSARTMGVTVEGV